A window from Flavobacterium sp. 83 encodes these proteins:
- the rplO gene encoding 50S ribosomal protein L15: MNLSNLQPAEGSTHNQNKRLGRGEGSGKGGTSARGHKGAKSRSGYSKKIGFEGGQMPLQRRVPKFGFTNINRKDYEGVNLDTLQLLVDNGVIKDTVDMTVYVANRLATKNEIVKILGRGELTAKLKVTAHKFTATAKAAIEAAGGEAVTI; encoded by the coding sequence ATGAATTTAAGTAACTTACAACCTGCTGAAGGTTCTACACACAATCAAAATAAAAGATTAGGTAGAGGAGAAGGTTCTGGAAAAGGTGGTACTTCTGCAAGAGGTCACAAAGGAGCAAAATCTCGTTCTGGTTATTCTAAAAAGATTGGTTTTGAAGGTGGTCAAATGCCTCTTCAAAGACGTGTGCCTAAGTTTGGTTTCACAAACATCAATCGTAAAGATTACGAAGGTGTAAATCTTGATACACTACAACTATTAGTTGATAATGGTGTTATTAAAGATACTGTTGATATGACAGTTTATGTTGCTAATCGTTTGGCTACCAAAAATGAAATCGTTAAGATTTTAGGAAGAGGAGAGTTAACAGCGAAATTAAAAGTAACCGCTCACAAATTTACTGCTACTGCAAAAGCTGCTATTGAAGCTGCTGGTGGAGAGGCCGTAACAATATAA
- the rpmD gene encoding 50S ribosomal protein L30, translating to MAKLLVKQVRSKINCPLTQKRGLEALGLRKMGQVVEHDSNPTILGMINKVKHLVSVEETK from the coding sequence ATGGCTAAATTATTAGTAAAACAAGTTAGAAGCAAAATCAACTGTCCCCTTACTCAAAAGAGAGGATTAGAAGCTTTAGGTCTACGTAAAATGGGACAAGTTGTAGAGCATGATTCAAACCCTACAATCCTTGGGATGATAAATAAAGTTAAACACTTAGTTTCTGTTGAAGAAACTAAATAA
- the rpsE gene encoding 30S ribosomal protein S5, producing MSNSKYKNVELVKPSGLELKDRLVSVNRVTKVTKGGRAFGFSAIVVVGDENGVVGHGLGKSKDVSEAIAKAVEDAKKNLVKIPLNGQSVPHEQKGKFGGARVFLIPASHGTGVIAGGAVRSVLESVGIHDVLSKSQGSSNPHNVVKATFDALLQMRSAYTVAKQRGVSLEKVFKG from the coding sequence ATGTCTAATAGTAAATACAAGAATGTAGAGTTGGTAAAACCAAGTGGTCTAGAATTGAAAGATCGTTTGGTAAGTGTAAATCGTGTTACTAAGGTTACAAAGGGTGGTAGAGCTTTTGGTTTTTCTGCTATTGTAGTTGTAGGTGATGAAAATGGAGTGGTTGGACATGGATTAGGGAAATCTAAGGATGTTTCTGAAGCAATTGCGAAAGCAGTAGAAGATGCTAAGAAAAATTTGGTGAAAATTCCTTTGAATGGTCAATCAGTTCCTCACGAACAAAAAGGTAAATTTGGTGGTGCACGTGTATTCTTAATTCCTGCCTCTCATGGTACAGGAGTTATTGCTGGTGGAGCTGTTCGTTCAGTTTTGGAATCAGTAGGGATTCATGATGTATTATCTAAATCACAAGGATCTTCAAATCCTCACAACGTAGTAAAAGCAACTTTTGATGCTTTATTACAAATGAGAAGTGCTTATACTGTTGCAAAACAAAGAGGTGTTTCTTTAGAAAAAGTTTTTAAAGGTTAA
- the rplR gene encoding 50S ribosomal protein L18, translated as MSLTKPERRQRIRFRIRKTISGTATNPRLSVFRSNKEIYAQLIDDVNGVTILAASSREKEIGNGTNIEVAIAVGKLVAEKALEAGIDVVTFDRGGYLYHGRIKSLAEGARAAGLKF; from the coding sequence ATGTCATTAACAAAACCTGAAAGAAGACAAAGAATTAGATTCAGAATTAGAAAAACTATTAGTGGTACTGCTACTAATCCAAGACTATCTGTATTTAGAAGTAACAAAGAAATTTACGCTCAACTTATTGATGATGTAAACGGAGTTACTATATTGGCGGCTTCTTCAAGAGAAAAAGAAATAGGTAACGGTACGAACATTGAAGTTGCTATAGCAGTTGGAAAACTAGTTGCTGAAAAAGCTTTAGAAGCTGGGATAGACGTAGTGACTTTCGATAGAGGAGGTTATTTATATCACGGTCGTATTAAATCATTAGCAGAAGGCGCAAGAGCGGCTGGACTTAAATTCTAA
- the rplF gene encoding 50S ribosomal protein L6 produces the protein MSRIGKSPVVIPAGVTVEVANGIITVKGKNGQLTQEFSDVTVTVEDGQVQVDRSSDHKDQRAKHGLYRSLINNMIIGVTDGFTKSLELVGVGYRASNQGQKLDLALGYSHNIVLEIAPEVTLETISEKGKNPIVKLTSFDKQLLGQVAAKIRGFRKPEPYKGKGVKFVGEVLRRKAGKSA, from the coding sequence ATGTCAAGAATAGGTAAAAGTCCGGTTGTAATCCCTGCTGGTGTAACTGTTGAAGTTGCAAATGGTATTATTACAGTAAAAGGAAAAAATGGTCAACTAACTCAGGAGTTTTCGGACGTTACTGTTACAGTTGAAGACGGTCAAGTTCAAGTTGATAGATCGTCTGATCACAAGGACCAAAGAGCAAAACATGGTTTGTACAGATCTTTAATCAATAACATGATTATTGGTGTTACAGATGGTTTTACTAAGTCGTTAGAATTGGTAGGGGTTGGTTATAGAGCTTCAAATCAAGGACAAAAATTAGATTTAGCGCTTGGTTACTCTCACAATATAGTTTTAGAAATTGCTCCAGAAGTAACTTTAGAAACTATATCTGAAAAAGGTAAGAACCCTATCGTTAAATTAACATCATTTGACAAACAACTTTTAGGTCAGGTAGCTGCGAAAATTAGAGGTTTCCGTAAGCCTGAACCGTACAAAGGAAAAGGTGTTAAATTTGTAGGTGAAGTATTAAGAAGAAAAGCAGGTAAATCAGCTTAA
- the rpsH gene encoding 30S ribosomal protein S8: protein MYTDPIADYLTRVRNAVAANHKVVEIPASNLKKEITKILFDQGYILSYKFEDNAVQGSIKIALKYDKDTKESVIKDIQRISKPGLRKYSSSSTIPRILNGLGIAIVSTSKGLMTGKKARQLNVGGEVICYVY from the coding sequence ATGTATACAGATCCTATTGCAGATTACTTGACAAGAGTTCGTAATGCTGTGGCTGCAAACCACAAAGTTGTTGAAATTCCTGCATCTAATCTAAAAAAAGAAATAACTAAGATCTTATTTGATCAAGGTTATATCTTGAGTTACAAATTTGAAGACAACGCTGTTCAGGGTTCAATCAAAATCGCTTTGAAGTATGATAAAGATACTAAAGAGTCAGTAATTAAAGATATCCAAAGAATTAGTAAACCAGGTTTACGTAAATATTCAAGTTCTTCAACTATTCCAAGAATCCTTAATGGATTAGGAATCGCTATTGTTTCTACATCAAAAGGTTTGATGACAGGAAAGAAAGCCAGACAGTTAAATGTTGGTGGTGAAGTAATTTGTTACGTATACTAA
- the rpsN gene encoding 30S ribosomal protein S14, protein MAKESMKAREVKREKTVAKYAEKRKALLEAGDFVGLQKLPKNASPVRLHNRCKLTGRPRGYMRQFGLSRVTFREMANNGLIPGVKKASW, encoded by the coding sequence ATGGCTAAAGAATCAATGAAAGCCCGCGAGGTTAAGAGAGAAAAAACAGTAGCTAAGTATGCTGAGAAAAGAAAAGCTTTGTTAGAAGCTGGAGATTTCGTAGGTTTGCAAAAGTTACCAAAAAATGCTTCACCAGTTCGTTTGCACAATCGTTGTAAATTAACAGGTAGACCAAGAGGGTATATGCGTCAATTCGGTCTTTCACGTGTTACATTTCGTGAAATGGCAAATAACGGATTGATACCTGGTGTTAAAAAAGCATCTTGGTAA
- the rplE gene encoding 50S ribosomal protein L5, whose product MAYIPRLKEEYKSRVIAALKEEFGYVNVMQVPKLEKIVLSKGVGAAVSDKKLIDYAVDELTKITGQKAVSTISKKDVASFKLRKGMPIGAKVTLRGEKMYEFLDRLITSALPRVRDFSGIKATGFDGRGNYNLGVLEQIIFPEIDIDKVNKISGMDISFVTSAKTDKEAKSLLTELGLPFKKN is encoded by the coding sequence ATGGCGTATATACCTAGACTAAAAGAAGAATATAAGAGCAGAGTAATTGCTGCTCTTAAAGAGGAATTCGGATACGTAAACGTAATGCAAGTTCCAAAATTGGAAAAAATCGTTTTAAGTAAAGGAGTTGGTGCAGCTGTATCTGATAAAAAACTAATTGACTATGCGGTTGATGAGTTAACAAAGATCACTGGACAGAAAGCAGTATCTACAATTTCAAAGAAAGACGTTGCGTCATTCAAATTGAGAAAAGGGATGCCTATTGGAGCAAAAGTTACTTTGCGTGGAGAAAAAATGTATGAGTTTTTAGATAGACTTATTACTTCTGCTTTGCCACGTGTAAGAGATTTCAGTGGTATTAAAGCTACTGGTTTTGATGGAAGAGGAAATTATAACCTTGGTGTTTTGGAGCAAATCATTTTCCCGGAAATTGATATTGATAAAGTAAACAAAATTTCAGGAATGGATATCTCTTTTGTAACTAGTGCAAAAACAGATAAAGAAGCAAAGTCTCTATTGACAGAATTAGGATTACCTTTTAAAAAGAATTAA
- the rplX gene encoding 50S ribosomal protein L24, with translation MIKLKIKSGDIVRVIAGDHKGAEGKVLRVYREKNKAIVEGVNMVSKHTKPSAKSPQGGIVKKEASIQISNISLIDPKTKETTRVGIRVEGDKKVRFSKKSNQVL, from the coding sequence ATGATAAAGCTAAAAATAAAATCAGGTGACATCGTAAGAGTAATTGCTGGAGACCATAAAGGTGCTGAAGGTAAAGTTTTACGTGTTTATCGTGAGAAGAACAAAGCGATTGTTGAAGGTGTAAACATGGTTTCAAAACATACGAAACCTAGTGCAAAAAGCCCTCAAGGTGGTATCGTAAAGAAAGAAGCTTCTATACAAATATCTAATATTTCTTTAATTGATCCTAAAACTAAGGAAACGACTAGAGTTGGTATTAGAGTAGAAGGAGATAAGAAAGTAAGATTTTCAAAAAAATCTAATCAAGTACTATAG
- the rplN gene encoding 50S ribosomal protein L14, with product MVQQESRLKVADNTGAKEVLTIRVLGGTKRRYASVGDKIVVSIKDTAPNGSVKKGAVSTAVVVRTKKEVRRADGSYIRFDDNACVLLNAAGEMRGTRVFGPVARELREKQFMKIVSLAPEVL from the coding sequence ATGGTACAACAAGAATCAAGACTAAAAGTAGCAGATAACACTGGAGCAAAGGAAGTTTTAACTATCCGTGTTTTAGGAGGTACCAAAAGAAGGTATGCCTCTGTTGGTGACAAGATTGTAGTTTCTATCAAAGATACTGCTCCTAACGGAAGCGTTAAAAAAGGAGCTGTTTCAACTGCAGTTGTTGTACGTACCAAAAAAGAAGTGAGAAGAGCCGATGGTTCATACATTAGATTTGATGACAACGCATGTGTGTTATTAAATGCTGCTGGTGAAATGAGAGGAACTCGTGTTTTTGGTCCGGTAGCAAGAGAACTTCGTGAAAAACAATTCATGAAAATTGTATCATTAGCACCAGAAGTGCTTTAA
- the rpsQ gene encoding 30S ribosomal protein S17: MEEKRNLRKERVGVVTSDKMDKSIVVAEVRKVKHPLYGKFVLKTKKYHAHDEKNDCNVGDTVRISETRPMSKTKCWRLVEILERAK; the protein is encoded by the coding sequence ATGGAAGAAAAAAGAAATTTAAGAAAAGAAAGAGTTGGTGTTGTTACTTCAGACAAAATGGATAAATCTATTGTTGTTGCTGAAGTGCGTAAAGTAAAACACCCATTATACGGTAAGTTCGTGTTGAAAACTAAAAAGTATCACGCACACGACGAAAAGAACGACTGTAACGTTGGAGATACTGTAAGGATAAGCGAAACGCGTCCTATGAGTAAAACAAAATGTTGGAGGTTAGTTGAAATCCTAGAAAGAGCTAAATAA
- the rpmC gene encoding 50S ribosomal protein L29 — protein sequence MKQSEIKDLSAAELQEKLSQTKKAYADLKMAHAISPIENPLQIRSVRRTVARLATELTKRELQ from the coding sequence ATGAAACAATCAGAAATAAAAGATCTTTCTGCAGCGGAGTTGCAAGAAAAACTTAGCCAGACTAAGAAGGCATATGCCGACCTAAAAATGGCTCACGCTATTTCTCCAATTGAGAATCCACTTCAAATTAGAAGTGTAAGAAGAACAGTTGCAAGATTAGCTACGGAACTTACTAAAAGAGAGTTGCAATAA
- the rplP gene encoding 50S ribosomal protein L16 — MLQPKRTKYRKVQKGKMKGNSQRGHELSNGMFGIKSVHEDGMFLTSRQIEAARIAATRFMKREGQLWIKIFPDKPITKKPLEVRMGKGKGAVEYWAAVVKPGRIMFEVGGVPLSVAKEALRLAAQKLPVKTKFVVARDFEA, encoded by the coding sequence ATGTTACAGCCTAAAAGAACAAAATACCGTAAGGTACAAAAAGGTAAAATGAAGGGGAACTCTCAAAGAGGGCATGAACTTTCTAATGGAATGTTTGGTATTAAATCTGTACATGAAGATGGAATGTTCTTAACCTCTCGTCAAATTGAAGCTGCGCGTATTGCTGCAACTCGTTTTATGAAAAGAGAAGGACAATTATGGATCAAAATATTTCCAGACAAACCTATCACTAAGAAACCTCTTGAGGTACGTATGGGTAAAGGTAAAGGTGCAGTTGAGTATTGGGCTGCAGTTGTTAAACCCGGAAGAATTATGTTTGAAGTTGGAGGAGTACCTTTGTCAGTTGCAAAAGAGGCTTTACGTCTTGCAGCTCAAAAGCTTCCAGTAAAAACTAAATTCGTCGTTGCTAGAGATTTCGAAGCATAA
- the rpsC gene encoding 30S ribosomal protein S3 produces the protein MGQKTNPIGNRLGIIRGWDSNWYGGNDYGDKLAEDHKIRKYIHARLSKASVSKVIIERTLKLVTVTITTARPGIIIGKGGQEVDKLKEELKKITDKEVQINIFEIKRPELDAYLVATSICRQIESRISYRRAIKMAIAASMRMNAEGIKVLISGRLNGAEMARSEGFKEGRIPLSTFRADIDYALAEAHTTYGRMGIKVWIMKGEVYGKRDLSPLAGMDKKQSGAGGKGGDSPRGDRKPFNKGGKPDARKRK, from the coding sequence ATGGGACAAAAGACAAATCCAATTGGAAATAGACTTGGTATCATCAGAGGATGGGACTCAAACTGGTATGGTGGAAATGACTACGGTGATAAACTTGCCGAAGATCACAAAATCAGAAAGTATATCCATGCTCGTTTATCAAAAGCTAGTGTATCAAAAGTAATCATCGAGAGAACTTTGAAACTTGTAACCGTTACTATCACTACTGCTAGACCTGGTATCATTATCGGAAAAGGTGGACAAGAGGTAGACAAGTTAAAAGAAGAACTTAAGAAAATTACTGACAAAGAGGTTCAAATCAACATCTTTGAAATTAAAAGACCTGAACTTGACGCGTATCTAGTTGCTACAAGCATCTGTCGTCAAATCGAAAGCAGAATTTCTTACAGACGTGCAATCAAAATGGCTATTGCAGCTTCTATGCGTATGAACGCAGAAGGTATCAAAGTTTTGATTTCTGGTCGTTTGAATGGTGCAGAGATGGCTCGTTCAGAAGGTTTCAAAGAAGGTAGAATTCCTCTATCAACTTTCAGAGCTGATATTGATTATGCTTTGGCTGAAGCTCATACTACATATGGTAGAATGGGAATCAAAGTGTGGATCATGAAAGGTGAAGTTTATGGAAAGAGAGATCTTTCTCCACTTGCCGGAATGGACAAAAAACAATCTGGTGCTGGTGGTAAAGGTGGTGATTCTCCTAGAGGAGACAGAAAACCTTTTAATAAAGGTGGCAAACCAGACGCTCGTAAACGAAAGTAA
- the rplV gene encoding 50S ribosomal protein L22 codes for MGVRKRETADARKEANKSLAFAKLNNCPTSPRKMRLVADLVRGQKVERALNILRFSSKEASRKLEKLVLSVIANWQAKNPEANMEEAGLFVKEIRVDGGMMLKRLRPAPQGRAHRIRKRSNHVTIVLGAINNTQSNS; via the coding sequence ATGGGAGTTCGTAAAAGAGAAACAGCAGATGCAAGAAAAGAGGCTAACAAGTCTTTGGCCTTCGCAAAGTTAAATAACTGCCCTACTTCACCTAGAAAAATGCGCTTAGTAGCAGATCTAGTAAGAGGTCAGAAGGTAGAAAGAGCACTAAACATCTTAAGATTTAGTTCTAAAGAAGCTTCAAGAAAATTAGAAAAATTGGTTTTATCTGTAATTGCCAACTGGCAAGCAAAAAACCCTGAAGCTAATATGGAAGAAGCTGGTTTATTCGTTAAAGAGATCAGAGTAGATGGTGGAATGATGTTGAAAAGACTTCGTCCAGCTCCACAAGGTCGTGCACACAGAATAAGAAAACGTTCTAATCACGTAACAATCGTGCTTGGAGCTATCAATAACACACAAAGCAATTCTTAA
- the rpsS gene encoding 30S ribosomal protein S19: MARSLKKGPFVHYKLDKKVQENIAGGNKGVVKTWSRASMITPDFVGQTIAVHNGRQFVPVYVTENMVGHKLGEFSPTRSFRGHAGAKNKGKK; the protein is encoded by the coding sequence ATGGCACGTTCATTAAAAAAAGGACCTTTCGTTCATTATAAGTTAGACAAGAAAGTTCAAGAAAACATCGCAGGTGGAAATAAAGGAGTGGTTAAGACTTGGTCTAGAGCTTCTATGATTACTCCAGACTTTGTTGGACAAACTATCGCAGTTCATAACGGTCGTCAATTTGTACCAGTTTACGTAACTGAAAACATGGTAGGTCACAAATTAGGAGAATTTTCACCAACTAGATCTTTTAGAGGTCATGCTGGAGCAAAAAATAAAGGTAAAAAATAA
- the rplB gene encoding 50S ribosomal protein L2 has translation MSVRKLKPITPGQRFRVVNGYDAITTDKPERSLIAPIKNSGGRNSQGKMTMRYTGGGHKQRYRIIDFKRTKEGIPATVKSIEYDPNRTAFIALLAYADGEKTYVIAQNGLKVGQKLVSGPESQPEIGNTLPLSRVPLGTVISCIELRPGQGAVIARSAGTFAQLMARDGKYATIKMPSGETRLILLTCSATIGAVSNSDHQLVVSGKAGRTRWLGRRPRTRPVAMNPVDHPMGGGEGRSSGGHPRSRNGIPAKGYRTRSKKNPSNKYIVERRKK, from the coding sequence ATGTCAGTAAGAAAATTAAAACCTATTACCCCAGGTCAGCGATTTAGAGTTGTGAATGGTTATGACGCCATTACAACTGATAAGCCGGAACGCTCTTTGATAGCGCCGATAAAAAACTCTGGTGGTAGAAATAGTCAAGGAAAGATGACCATGCGTTATACGGGTGGTGGTCACAAGCAGAGATATCGTATTATTGATTTCAAACGTACAAAAGAAGGAATTCCGGCTACAGTGAAATCAATCGAATATGATCCAAATCGTACTGCATTTATCGCATTGTTAGCTTATGCTGATGGTGAGAAAACTTATGTTATTGCTCAAAACGGATTGAAAGTTGGTCAGAAATTAGTTTCTGGTCCGGAATCTCAACCTGAAATTGGTAATACTTTACCTTTAAGTAGAGTTCCACTTGGAACTGTAATTTCTTGTATCGAATTGAGACCAGGACAAGGAGCTGTAATCGCTCGTTCTGCTGGAACATTTGCTCAATTAATGGCAAGAGATGGAAAATATGCTACAATTAAAATGCCTTCTGGGGAAACAAGATTAATCTTGTTGACTTGTTCGGCTACAATTGGAGCGGTTTCTAATTCAGATCACCAATTAGTTGTATCAGGAAAAGCTGGTAGAACAAGATGGTTAGGAAGAAGACCTAGAACAAGACCTGTTGCAATGAACCCTGTCGATCACCCAATGGGTGGTGGTGAAGGACGTTCTTCTGGTGGACATCCACGTTCAAGAAATGGAATACCAGCTAAAGGTTATAGAACTCGTTCTAAGAAAAACCCGAGTAACAAGTATATCGTAGAACGTAGAAAGAAATAA
- the rplW gene encoding 50S ribosomal protein L23, with amino-acid sequence MSIIIKPIVTEKVTKESEVLNRFGFVVDKKANKVQIKKAVEAAYGVTILSVNTMNVRPDRTTKYTKSGLISGKTNAIKKAIVQVQEGETIDFYNNI; translated from the coding sequence ATGAGCATCATAATTAAGCCTATAGTAACGGAAAAAGTAACCAAAGAAAGTGAAGTTTTAAACCGCTTCGGATTCGTTGTTGACAAAAAAGCAAACAAAGTGCAAATTAAGAAAGCTGTTGAAGCTGCTTATGGAGTAACTATTTTGAGTGTTAACACGATGAACGTAAGACCGGATAGAACTACTAAATACACTAAAAGTGGTTTAATCAGTGGAAAGACAAATGCAATTAAAAAAGCAATTGTTCAAGTACAAGAAGGAGAAACAATTGATTTTTACAACAATATCTAA
- the rplD gene encoding 50S ribosomal protein L4, which produces MEAKVLDFNGKDTGRKVQLSDSVFGIEPNNHAVYLDVKQYLANQRQGTHKAKERAEVAGSTRKIKKQKGTGTARAGSAKNPLFKGGGTVFGPRPRSYSFKLNKSLKRLARKSAFSIKAKESNIIVLEDFNFETPNTKNFINVLKALELENKKSLFVLGDTNKNVYLSSRNLKGSSVVSSLELSTYAILNANNLVLLESSLEIIEENLSK; this is translated from the coding sequence ATGGAAGCAAAAGTATTAGATTTCAACGGAAAAGATACTGGAAGAAAAGTTCAACTTTCTGATTCAGTATTTGGTATAGAACCAAACAATCACGCAGTATACCTTGATGTTAAGCAATATCTTGCTAATCAAAGACAAGGGACGCACAAAGCTAAAGAAAGAGCTGAAGTAGCGGGAAGTACTCGTAAAATAAAAAAACAAAAAGGAACTGGTACTGCTCGTGCGGGTAGTGCAAAGAATCCATTGTTTAAGGGTGGTGGAACAGTTTTTGGACCAAGACCAAGAAGTTATTCATTCAAATTGAATAAAAGCTTGAAACGTTTGGCTAGAAAATCTGCTTTCTCAATTAAAGCAAAAGAGTCGAATATTATCGTTCTTGAAGACTTTAATTTTGAAACTCCAAACACTAAAAATTTCATCAACGTTTTGAAAGCTTTAGAGTTAGAGAATAAAAAATCCCTGTTTGTGTTGGGTGATACAAATAAAAATGTATATTTGTCGTCACGCAATTTAAAAGGCTCTAGCGTAGTAAGTAGCTTAGAATTAAGTACTTACGCTATATTAAATGCTAATAATTTAGTGCTTTTAGAGAGTTCTTTGGAGATAATTGAAGAAAATTTAAGTAAATAA
- the rplC gene encoding 50S ribosomal protein L3, with the protein MSGLIGRKIGMTSIFDENGKNIPCTVIEAGPCVVTQVRTKGVDGYEALQLGFDDKNEKHSTKAALGHFKKAGTVAKKKVVEFRDFATEQNLGDLIDVSIFSEGEFVDVQGVSKGKGFQGVVKRHGFGGVGQATHGQHNRLRAPGSVGASSYPSRVFKGMRMAGRMGGDNVKVQNLRVLKVVADKNLLVIKGCVPGHNNSYVIIQK; encoded by the coding sequence ATGTCTGGGTTAATTGGTAGAAAAATCGGCATGACTAGCATTTTCGACGAGAACGGGAAGAATATTCCTTGTACAGTAATCGAAGCTGGACCATGCGTTGTTACCCAAGTCAGAACCAAAGGTGTTGACGGGTACGAAGCGTTGCAACTTGGTTTCGATGACAAAAACGAGAAACATTCCACAAAAGCGGCTTTAGGTCACTTTAAGAAAGCGGGAACTGTAGCTAAGAAAAAAGTCGTTGAATTCCGAGATTTCGCAACAGAACAAAATTTAGGGGATCTTATAGATGTTTCTATTTTTTCTGAAGGAGAATTTGTAGATGTACAAGGTGTGTCTAAAGGTAAAGGTTTTCAAGGGGTTGTAAAACGTCACGGTTTTGGTGGTGTTGGTCAAGCAACTCACGGTCAACACAACCGTTTAAGAGCGCCAGGTTCTGTAGGAGCTTCTTCTTATCCATCTAGAGTATTCAAAGGAATGCGTATGGCTGGAAGAATGGGAGGAGACAATGTAAAAGTTCAAAACCTTAGAGTTTTAAAAGTAGTGGCTGATAAGAACCTACTTGTTATTAAAGGATGTGTTCCTGGTCATAACAACTCTTATGTAATCATTCAGAAGTAA
- the rpsJ gene encoding 30S ribosomal protein S10 translates to MSQKIRIKLKSYDHMLVDKSAEKIVKTVKSTGAVVTGPIPLPTHKKLFTVLRSPHVNKKAREQFEVMSYKRLIDIYSSSSKTIDALMKLELPSGVEVEIKV, encoded by the coding sequence ATGAGTCAAAAAATCAGAATAAAATTAAAATCTTACGATCACATGTTGGTAGATAAGTCTGCTGAGAAGATTGTAAAAACGGTAAAAAGTACCGGTGCAGTTGTTACGGGACCAATTCCATTGCCAACGCACAAAAAACTTTTTACAGTGCTACGTTCTCCACACGTTAACAAAAAAGCGAGAGAGCAATTTGAAGTAATGTCATACAAGAGATTAATTGACATTTATTCATCTTCATCAAAAACTATTGATGCCTTGATGAAACTTGAATTGCCTAGCGGTGTTGAAGTAGAGATCAAAGTTTAA